In the genome of Crassostrea angulata isolate pt1a10 chromosome 6, ASM2561291v2, whole genome shotgun sequence, the window TACATCTGATAAACATATGTCACATGACCAGTAAAAGTATTATTTGAAATCATACAATGGCCAATCGTGGTATTCATTTGTTTAAACTATGGATTTCATTTTTTGCAGCAAATTCTGCTTATAAGAAgtagaaacaaacaaaattacgaACACGCAGACGAAAACAAACAAATAGTTGATAAGAAAACGCAAGGCTCGCTTTTGGAATACCGGGTTAGTATTTAATATCTGCTGTACAATTAGCTCTTGCTTCTTTAAGTGATGCTAATCGTTTAAAAATGTGGACATAACGTAATTGTGGAATACTGGTATATGCTTTggtttttttcgttttgttcaTCGTTAAAAAAGCATCAACGATACGGAATGGAAGGAAAACTAGGAAAATCTAGATGCATGTAGATAACATTGACGAGCTTTTATGTTGTAATCGCACACGTCCCCGAATTGATAATGTTTGTGTTGTATTTTCCTTGAACACATATAATACTATTAACAGTGTCagaagatatttattttaactGCATGTTTATGAATCCCTGTgatcatttctataaaatcatgaatgttttcaaaaaagttcatcctttgagtattatgaagcTATATTTATGGTAGGGCGGGATCAAATGCCAAAAAAGCCCGACGTGCTTTCAGATAGATTTTTCTAGAGAAAATGTTAAATCATCTGCTATTCCAAGCTTAAGAGTAGCGGTATTTTTCATGAATGCATATTTACAGTCAAATTATATGAGCACAAGAAAACGTCATTATACGTTTTGAATAGATCTGTTATTGTACGATTAAACGAAAGTTCAAACTTACATTACCACTTTGAAAtgcacttttaaaaaagaatcgTTCAATCATATATATTCTATCTCAAAAATTAGTTTCCTCGCAgagtttctggcactatatttttagcCGCGGAAGCgcactgagtaaaatgtttatGGCTGTACTATCAATTATCTCTATCCATGACAAGAACATATACAGTGGTTTTAAAGCGAcgatacaaaaatcaaaatcaaaataattatgaataaattaataaGCGTTGGATGCTAACTTTGGATATCGTCGGTCCAATATCATTCAATGCctaaataaataacaatgttaTGAAAAAAAGAACTTGCACACCTAAGTTCAGATTAatttagaaatcaaaatttcatcACAGACACACAGAAGCTGAATCGTGTATGAAAATGCATTGCAAACGATTTGCTGTCATAGTTCACGTTTGACTTAGCTGTGAAAAGTAACAACGATATAATGACAACTTTTCTTTGCAGCCGTACGTTCACGTACAGATAGACGGCAGGACCGACGTCTCTGACGGCCCATTGATTCGGACTGACGTAGCGCTGTTCCCCGACATGACACTGTATGACGCCATTGCTGAGGCTAGTGTTCGGTTTGGAGTGGAACACCCGTGTGTACAGAATCCCTACCGGATGGAGGTGGCTAGTGCTAGTAGTAACTGTTATACGGTCATTAATGTCCCCGGCGTCGTCTCCAACACCAGTAGCAGATGGATTATTAAAATAGTTCGCAGGAGGGGAAGGGTAAGGCGTTACTCATCTCGCTTATTCCGTGTTTAAACATAAATGGATACAGA includes:
- the LOC128189523 gene encoding uncharacterized protein LOC128189523 isoform X2; the encoded protein is MNFHLDKIECVFILLNILMVHITSANISSSYKLKNIILPPYIGKLQDGLDSKILALRKPYVHVQIDGRTDVSDGPLIRTDVALFPDMTLYDAIAEASVRFGVEHPCVQNPYRMEVASASSNCYTVINVPGVVSNTSSRWIIKIVRRRGRIIYEDECLPSGRISMRGGTTVTFKKTN
- the LOC128189523 gene encoding uncharacterized protein LOC128189523 isoform X1 gives rise to the protein MNFHLDKIECVFILLNILMVHITSANISSSYKLKNIILPPYIGKLQDGLDSKILALRKQILLIRSRNKQNYEHADENKQIVDKKTQGSLLEYRPYVHVQIDGRTDVSDGPLIRTDVALFPDMTLYDAIAEASVRFGVEHPCVQNPYRMEVASASSNCYTVINVPGVVSNTSSRWIIKIVRRRGRIIYEDECLPSGRISMRGGTTVTFKKTN